Below is a window of Candidatus Poribacteria bacterium DNA.
TTATTCCCTCAAACTCAAAAAACGTCCCGACATGGACCGGACACAGGTCATGAAGGCGTTCCCCGTGCGGAATCAGGTGATAACTTGGGAAATAGACGATAAGGGCGAAGCCGCGCTCGTTATCCCACAGAAAGAGACGCTCTGGATACGACTCATCAGTAAACTCTTTATGCTTCCTGGGAAAAGGGTGATTGTGCTCGATTCTATCGGCACTTACGTCTGGCAGATGTGTGACGGCAAGCATACCATTTCACAGATTACCAACCGCGTCCAAAAGCAGTACCAATTGACACGAAAAGAGGCAGAAACCTCGCTCTTTACGTTTATGCAGCAGCTCGGCAAGCGGAACTTTATACAGTTTGCTATTCCGCAACAAAATGCCACCGCAGCACCCTTGGAACCCGAACCTGCAAAACCGGGACTTCTTGGATTCCTACAGAGACGGTAAAATGGTTATCGAGAACTGACAACCAGTAAGGAGAGAAAAATGAACGAACAAATAGGTGATGTTGGCGCAGCTTTCGCCGAAACACCAGAACGTTTCGAGCGTCTCATTCCCAAGGAAAATACAGTCCGCGTCCGAAATCTCATCAAACGGTACGAGATGGGGACACAAACTGTTGATGCGCTCCGCGGGGTCAATTTCCAAATCCAGCGCGGTGAATACATCTCAATCATGGGACCCTCCGGTTCCGGGAAATCAACGCTCTTTAATATGATTGGTGGATTGGATAAACCCACTGAAGGCAGAGTCTATATTGATGAAGTGGACATCGCCCAACTCGATGCCTACGAACTCGCGTGGCTCCGCTGCCGAAAGATCGGCTATATTTTCCAATCGTTCAACCTCATCCCGGTTATGACGGCACTTGAGAACGTCTCGCTTCCGATGATTTTCGCCGGTATGAGTGCTGACGAGAGTAGAGAGAAAGGCGTTGACCTCCTCTCACTCGTTGGACTCGGGGACCGCGTGCAGCACAAACCGTTAGAACTCTCCGGTGGACAGCAGCAGCGTGTCGCAATCGCACGTTCTCTCGCAAACGACCCAGCGATTGTCCTTGCCGATGAACCGACAG
It encodes the following:
- a CDS encoding PqqD family protein; this encodes MLNRLLYSLKLKKRPDMDRTQVMKAFPVRNQVITWEIDDKGEAALVIPQKETLWIRLISKLFMLPGKRVIVLDSIGTYVWQMCDGKHTISQITNRVQKQYQLTRKEAETSLFTFMQQLGKRNFIQFAIPQQNATAAPLEPEPAKPGLLGFLQRR
- a CDS encoding ABC transporter ATP-binding protein produces the protein MGTQTVDALRGVNFQIQRGEYISIMGPSGSGKSTLFNMIGGLDKPTEGRVYIDEVDIAQLDAYELAWLRCRKIGYIFQSFNLIPVMTALENVSLPMIFAGMSADESREKGVDLLSLVGLGDRVQHKPLELSGGQQQRVAIARSLANDPAIVLADEPTGNLDTKTGLEIIALLRRLNDENGVTIITATHDHKMLDVSDRIFHMADGKVDKIESRDEIDLHVGKLDGEEVG